A window of Gemmatimonadota bacterium contains these coding sequences:
- a CDS encoding nuclear transport factor 2 family protein: MPIRATAAALLLFILPASLPAQQPAPEALVKALVSADRSFSETAKVRGCGAVLAEMFAPDVTIPAGPRGVLQGRDSVLALYAASPGFATAKCSWIPMRGGLSADGTQGFTYGAMTQANADGTSLPFRYLAYWVKGTRGWQVAVYKRLRAPVPVMPTTMRMAAIPPAYIAPRTDAAAQRAIEESLAEAERTFSREAQTMGLGPAFIKHGSADAMNLGSQADSAFTFGAEAIGTKLGDGDTSKTSPVSWGPDRVIAASSGDLGVTIGMIYPNAPAADGSKAKGFPFFTVWRRAGPGQPWRYVAE; this comes from the coding sequence ATGCCGATCCGCGCCACCGCCGCCGCGCTCCTCCTCTTCATCCTCCCGGCGTCCCTCCCCGCCCAGCAACCCGCCCCCGAAGCGCTCGTGAAGGCACTGGTCAGCGCCGACCGCAGCTTCTCCGAGACGGCCAAGGTCCGCGGCTGTGGCGCCGTCCTGGCCGAGATGTTCGCCCCCGACGTGACCATTCCGGCCGGTCCGCGTGGCGTACTTCAGGGGCGCGACAGCGTCCTCGCCCTCTATGCGGCGAGTCCCGGCTTCGCCACCGCCAAGTGCAGCTGGATCCCGATGCGTGGCGGGCTTTCCGCCGACGGCACCCAGGGCTTCACTTACGGTGCGATGACGCAGGCCAATGCCGACGGCACTTCGCTGCCATTCCGCTACCTCGCCTATTGGGTCAAGGGGACGCGTGGCTGGCAGGTCGCGGTGTACAAGCGGTTGCGGGCCCCCGTGCCGGTGATGCCCACCACGATGCGGATGGCCGCGATCCCCCCCGCCTACATCGCGCCACGCACCGACGCCGCCGCGCAGCGCGCCATCGAGGAGTCGCTGGCCGAGGCCGAGCGGACCTTCTCGCGCGAGGCGCAGACGATGGGACTCGGCCCCGCCTTCATCAAGCATGGCAGCGCCGATGCGATGAACCTCGGCTCGCAGGCCGATAGTGCGTTTACCTTCGGCGCCGAGGCGATCGGCACCAAGCTCGGCGACGGTGACACCTCGAAGACGTCACCGGTATCGTGGGGCCCTGATCGGGTGATCGCCGCATCGAGCGGCGACCTGGGTGTGACGATCGGGATGATCTACCCCAACGCCCCCGCCGCCGATGGCAGCAAGGCGAAGGGCTTCCCGTTCTTCACGGTGTGGCGGCGTGCGGGGCCGGGACAGCCGTGGCGGTACGTGGCAGAGTAG
- a CDS encoding PAS domain S-box protein: protein MTTPVHIPTTPDQLAEHRFFELSIDMLCFARFDGFFQHLNPAWERTLGYSIAELQSRPMIEFVHPDDRERTLAQNREVRAGGHAVHFENRYRCADGSYKWLVWNAIADVDKQTIYSVARDITRRKAAEEERDRLVVELQAALAEVRTLQAILPVCSYCKKVRDDENYWHSVEGYIQTHTDTQFSHGICPSCYEIEVEPALVPEDRA, encoded by the coding sequence ATGACCACGCCCGTGCACATTCCCACCACCCCCGACCAGCTCGCCGAACACCGCTTCTTCGAGCTGTCGATCGACATGCTCTGCTTTGCCCGCTTCGACGGCTTCTTCCAGCACCTCAATCCGGCCTGGGAACGCACCCTCGGATATTCGATCGCCGAGCTGCAGTCACGGCCGATGATCGAGTTCGTGCATCCCGACGACCGCGAGCGCACCCTGGCGCAGAATCGCGAGGTGCGCGCCGGCGGCCACGCGGTGCATTTCGAGAACCGCTATCGCTGCGCCGACGGCTCGTACAAGTGGCTGGTCTGGAATGCGATCGCGGATGTCGACAAGCAGACGATCTACTCCGTGGCGCGCGACATCACCCGGCGGAAGGCGGCCGAGGAAGAGCGGGATCGATTGGTCGTCGAGCTCCAGGCCGCGCTCGCCGAGGTGCGCACGCTGCAGGCGATCCTGCCGGTCTGTTCGTACTGCAAGAAGGTGCGCGACGACGAGAACTACTGGCACAGCGTGGAGGGCTACATCCAGACCCACACCGACACGCAGTTCAGTCACGGCATCTGCCCGTCGTGCTACGAAATCGAGGTGGAGCCAGCGCTCGTTCCCGAGGATCGCGCCTAG
- a CDS encoding TetR/AcrR family transcriptional regulator, which translates to MAAQRPYHHGNLRDAVLAAARTMVSTEGTTGLSLRALARQVGVSHPAIYSHFADRQALLAELSTEALLALGRSQRHALAKSTTSLDGVVRLGAAYFRFGVADPGRLRLAFAPEFAQSAGFPALRAAADSAEAPVLEAVTRAANDGLLPHDEIRQRALAQWALVHGFTILAIDGRLTEGRLSVSGAGFASLQRALAVSVRLLYGTQPS; encoded by the coding sequence ATGGCCGCCCAACGCCCCTATCATCATGGCAACCTGCGCGACGCGGTGCTCGCGGCAGCGCGTACCATGGTCTCGACGGAAGGCACGACAGGCTTGAGTCTGCGCGCGCTGGCGCGCCAGGTCGGTGTGTCCCACCCCGCCATCTACTCGCACTTTGCCGATCGCCAGGCGTTGCTGGCGGAGTTGAGCACCGAGGCCTTGCTGGCGCTTGGTCGGTCACAGCGGCATGCGCTCGCGAAGTCGACGACGTCCCTCGACGGGGTCGTGCGCCTTGGCGCAGCCTACTTCCGCTTCGGGGTGGCCGATCCGGGGCGTCTCCGACTCGCCTTCGCACCCGAGTTTGCGCAATCGGCCGGCTTTCCGGCACTTCGCGCCGCGGCCGATTCGGCCGAGGCGCCGGTGCTCGAGGCGGTCACGCGCGCGGCCAACGACGGGCTGCTGCCCCATGATGAAATTCGCCAGCGAGCACTGGCGCAGTGGGCGCTGGTGCATGGCTTCACGATCCTCGCCATCGACGGTCGGCTGACCGAGGGCCGGCTGTCGGTATCCGGCGCGGGGTTCGCATCGCTCCAGCGCGCCCTCGCCGTCTCCGTGCGCTTGCTGTACGGGACCCAGCCGTCGTAA
- a CDS encoding alpha/beta fold hydrolase, translating into MSLARTPPAPEGRAPRPTARGRALVVAIVGLALAGCRTEPPRATTVIGTTPGGLTMQPCMHRDSIPAECGTLTVPERRDVAGSRLIAIPVIRIRARGATPGLPIFFLNGGPGGTNQRTRPPEWSRDTHDFVLVGFRGVDGSERLACPEFEQSLATSIGDLLSARAIADRRAATDRCASRLRRDGVDLVGYTMHEVVDDMDAAREALGIDRLLLYSESYGTRLAQIYAHRHREHVARSVMVGVNPPGRFIWEAAQLDTVLLEYGRLCTQDPACRANTPDLPAAVSRVVHDMPTRWGPFPIHRGVVLLAAFQLLFSQESAPLVLDAFVDADQGDASGLAALSLVAGYQLTQFDLVFGDMFAKGSVDFDSVRGRPEAFDPPGSIMGAPMSSVFWTAVTASGGWPIVRPADHAATTPASDVETLLIGGTLDVSTPAVYARRELLPQLSRGHQVIFRNAGHNDLWEFQGDAYARLVGGFFASGAVDTTGFASQSISLHGTWTLALLAKLVVAAGVLLLATLAFGGWKLSRRLRRT; encoded by the coding sequence ATGTCGCTTGCCCGCACTCCACCCGCCCCGGAGGGGCGCGCGCCACGTCCGACGGCCCGCGGTCGTGCCCTGGTCGTCGCCATCGTCGGCCTGGCCCTCGCCGGCTGCCGCACCGAGCCGCCTCGTGCCACAACAGTCATCGGTACGACGCCCGGCGGCCTCACGATGCAGCCATGCATGCACCGCGACTCGATCCCGGCCGAATGCGGCACACTGACGGTGCCCGAACGGCGCGACGTCGCGGGCTCGCGGCTGATCGCCATTCCGGTGATCCGCATTCGCGCACGCGGGGCGACCCCCGGCCTGCCGATCTTCTTCCTCAACGGCGGTCCGGGCGGCACCAATCAGCGGACGCGCCCACCCGAGTGGAGCCGCGACACCCATGACTTCGTCCTGGTGGGATTTCGAGGCGTCGACGGCAGCGAGCGACTGGCATGCCCCGAGTTCGAGCAGTCGCTCGCCACCTCGATCGGCGACCTGCTGAGCGCGCGGGCGATCGCCGACCGGCGCGCTGCCACGGACCGATGCGCGAGCCGGCTGCGCCGCGACGGCGTGGATCTGGTCGGCTACACGATGCATGAAGTGGTGGATGACATGGATGCCGCGCGGGAGGCGCTTGGCATCGACCGACTCCTCCTGTACAGCGAGAGCTATGGCACCCGTCTCGCGCAGATCTACGCGCACCGGCACCGCGAGCACGTGGCGCGCTCCGTGATGGTCGGCGTCAACCCCCCGGGTCGGTTCATCTGGGAAGCGGCGCAACTGGACACGGTGCTGCTGGAGTACGGCCGGCTCTGCACCCAGGACCCCGCATGTCGCGCCAACACGCCGGATCTTCCCGCCGCCGTGTCGCGCGTGGTGCACGACATGCCGACGCGATGGGGCCCGTTTCCGATCCACCGCGGCGTGGTGCTGCTGGCGGCGTTCCAGTTGCTCTTCAGCCAGGAGAGTGCGCCGTTGGTGCTCGACGCATTCGTGGACGCCGATCAGGGCGACGCCAGCGGGTTGGCCGCCCTCTCACTGGTCGCCGGCTATCAGCTCACCCAGTTCGACCTGGTCTTCGGTGACATGTTCGCCAAGGGCAGCGTGGACTTTGACAGCGTGCGGGGACGCCCCGAGGCATTCGATCCGCCGGGGTCGATCATGGGGGCACCCATGTCCTCCGTCTTCTGGACCGCGGTCACGGCCTCCGGTGGCTGGCCGATCGTGCGTCCGGCGGACCATGCGGCGACGACACCCGCTTCGGACGTCGAGACACTGTTGATCGGTGGCACGCTCGACGTGTCGACGCCTGCGGTGTACGCCAGGCGGGAGCTGTTGCCTCAGCTCTCGCGCGGGCATCAAGTGATCTTCCGCAATGCCGGGCACAATGACCTGTGGGAGTTTCAGGGGGACGCGTACGCACGACTGGTGGGCGGCTTCTTCGCCTCAGGCGCAGTGGATACCACCGGCTTCGCGAGTCAGTCCATCTCCCTGCACGGCACCTGGACCCTGGCCTTGCTCGCCAAGCTCGTCGTTGCGGCGGGCGTGCTGTTGCTGGCAACCCTCGCCTTCGGTGGCTGGAAGCTGAGCCGTCGCCTCCGCCGGACCTAG
- a CDS encoding alanine racemase, translated as MTDLSSLATPALVIDLAQVDRNCARVAAYAADHGLTWRPHVKTHKSAQVAARQLAAGGLSEALATVAGLARVLVEVDAGMRRTGVVGVEPAVELARAVAALPGLTFAGFGFYPGQLRSAGPEVDAELVRLSVMVAALRAGAEASGLVVHTISAGSTPLLWRSHEIAGLTELRAGTAVYFDRTSAVGGVCGLDECAATILATVVSTAVPGQAVVDAGVKALGREPMRGGEADGFACVLDRPEVPVVRLSEEHGVLDLSQTEWRPRVGDQVRVLPNHVCVAVHNFGEMTLVHPDGRVETSAVEARGRG; from the coding sequence GTGACAGACCTTTCCAGCCTGGCCACGCCCGCCCTGGTGATCGACCTCGCGCAGGTGGATCGCAACTGTGCCCGCGTGGCGGCGTATGCGGCGGACCACGGCCTGACGTGGCGGCCGCATGTGAAGACCCACAAGTCGGCTCAGGTGGCCGCGCGACAGCTTGCAGCGGGTGGGTTGTCCGAGGCACTTGCCACGGTGGCGGGCCTCGCGCGCGTGCTGGTTGAAGTAGACGCCGGGATGCGGCGCACCGGCGTGGTGGGCGTTGAGCCGGCGGTGGAATTGGCGCGCGCCGTCGCTGCGCTTCCGGGCCTCACCTTTGCCGGCTTTGGATTCTATCCGGGCCAGCTCCGGAGTGCGGGACCGGAGGTGGATGCCGAGTTGGTGCGGCTCTCAGTGATGGTGGCTGCATTGCGGGCCGGTGCCGAGGCGTCGGGGTTGGTGGTGCACACCATCTCGGCAGGCTCGACGCCGCTGCTCTGGCGGTCGCACGAGATCGCGGGGCTGACCGAGCTGCGGGCGGGTACGGCGGTCTATTTCGACCGCACCTCCGCGGTGGGTGGCGTCTGCGGGTTGGATGAGTGCGCAGCAACCATTCTGGCCACTGTGGTGAGCACGGCGGTCCCTGGGCAGGCAGTCGTCGATGCCGGCGTGAAGGCGCTGGGCCGCGAGCCAATGCGCGGCGGCGAGGCAGACGGCTTTGCCTGCGTGCTGGACCGACCGGAAGTCCCGGTGGTACGGCTCTCGGAGGAGCATGGCGTGCTCGACCTCTCGCAGACCGAATGGCGGCCCAGGGTTGGTGATCAGGTGCGGGTGTTGCCGAATCATGTCTGCGTGGCGGTGCACAATTTCGGCGAGATGACGCTCGTGCATCCCGATGGCCGAGTCGAGACGAGCGCGGTGGAGGCACGGGGGCGGGGATGA